One Notolabrus celidotus isolate fNotCel1 chromosome 16, fNotCel1.pri, whole genome shotgun sequence DNA window includes the following coding sequences:
- the smap2 gene encoding stromal membrane-associated protein 2 isoform X1, with the protein MMTGKSVKDVDRYQTVLNSLLALEENKFCADCESKGPRWASWNLGIFICIRCAGIHRNLGVHISKVKSVNLDQWTQEQVQSVQEMGNAKAKRLYEAFLPECFQRPETDQSAEMFIRDKYDKKKYIDKVIDIQMLRKEKSCDNIPKEPVVFEKMKLKKDISPKIDSQGVTDLLGLDAPAPNPAVSNGGGCVPDSNESPAVSNPALAHAALDLFSSLPAPSSASSTKTMPVSHSMPQNRVTASVPENLSLFLDPAPKAEEGTVKKLSKDSILSLYASTPSIHASSMAAHSLYMNQMGYPTHPYGSYHSLAQAGGMGGAMMTSHMAMMGQQQSGMMGVQQNSMMGQQNGLMGAQGVMAQPGGVMASPYMAGMSQGMMGQQQQQNGIMGQQQTGMMTQQQVGGVATLPHQQGYGGQQAQQLQWNLAQVTQHVASINLYNTNGVMGYSNQHTGGSTAPSSAHMTAHVWK; encoded by the exons GTCCAAGATGGGCATCCTGGAATTTGGGCATCTTCATCTGTATTCGCTGTGCTGGTATCCATCGAAATTTGGGGGTCCACATCTCCAAAGTCAAGTCTGTGAACCTGGACCAGTGGACACAGGAGCAAGTCCAG AGTGTTCAGGAGATGGGAAATGCCAAAGCCAAACGCCTGTATGAGGCTTTCTTACCTGAATGCTTCCAGCGACCCGAGACGGACCAGTCTGCAGAGATGTTCATCAGGGACAAGTATGATAAGAAGAAGTACATCGATAAGGTCATTGACATTCAGATGCTCAGG aaagaaaagagctgTGACAATATACCCAAGGAGCCAGTTGTGTTTGAAAAGATGAAATTG AAAAAAGACATCAGCCCAAAGATAGATTCCCAGGGTGTTACGGACCTGCTTGGATTAG ATGCCCCTGCTCCTAATCCAGCAGTGTCTAATGGTGGAGGATGTGTTCCAGACAGTAATGAGAGCCCAGCGGTGTCTAATCCAGCTCTGGCACACGCTGCACTGGATCTCTTCAGCTCCCTGCCAGctccctcctctgcttcctccacTAAAACCATG CCTGTTTCCCACTCCATGCCTCAAAACAGAGTGACAGCTTCTGTGCCTGAAAACCTCAGTCTGTTCCTGGATCCTGCACCGAAAGCAGAGGAAGGCACTGTCAAGAAGCTGTCCAAAGATTCTATTCTCTCCCTTTACGCCTCCACACCCTCAATACATGCCAGCAGTATGGCTGCTCACA GCTTGTATATGAACCAAATGGGATATCCAACACACCCATACGGATCATACCATTCTCTAGCCCAAGCAGGTGGAATGGGAGGTGccatgatgacatcacacaTGGCCATGATGGGGCAGCAACAGAGTGGCATGATGGGAGTTCAACAGAACAGCATGATGGGACAGCAGAATGGCTTGATGGGTGCTCAGGGTGTTATGGCTCAGCCTGGTGGTGTTATGGCTTCACCCTACATGGCAGGGATGAGCCAGGGGATGATGggacagcaacagcagcagaatgGGATTATGGGTCAGCAGCAGACCGGGATGATGACACAGCAGCAGGTAGGAGGTGTGGCCACGTTACCTCATCAGCAGGGGTATGGAGGACAACAAGCCCAGCAGTTACAGTGGAACCttgcacag GTGACTCAGCATGTGGCCAGCATAAATCTATACAACACCAACGGTGTGATGGGATATAGCAATCAACACACAGGAGGCTCAACAGCTCCAAGCTCAGCACACATGACAGCACATGTTTGGAAATGA
- the smap2 gene encoding stromal membrane-associated protein 2 isoform X2, whose product MGNAKAKRLYEAFLPECFQRPETDQSAEMFIRDKYDKKKYIDKVIDIQMLRKEKSCDNIPKEPVVFEKMKLKKDISPKIDSQGVTDLLGLDAPAPNPAVSNGGGCVPDSNESPAVSNPALAHAALDLFSSLPAPSSASSTKTMPVSHSMPQNRVTASVPENLSLFLDPAPKAEEGTVKKLSKDSILSLYASTPSIHASSMAAHSLYMNQMGYPTHPYGSYHSLAQAGGMGGAMMTSHMAMMGQQQSGMMGVQQNSMMGQQNGLMGAQGVMAQPGGVMASPYMAGMSQGMMGQQQQQNGIMGQQQTGMMTQQQVGGVATLPHQQGYGGQQAQQLQWNLAQVTQHVASINLYNTNGVMGYSNQHTGGSTAPSSAHMTAHVWK is encoded by the exons ATGGGAAATGCCAAAGCCAAACGCCTGTATGAGGCTTTCTTACCTGAATGCTTCCAGCGACCCGAGACGGACCAGTCTGCAGAGATGTTCATCAGGGACAAGTATGATAAGAAGAAGTACATCGATAAGGTCATTGACATTCAGATGCTCAGG aaagaaaagagctgTGACAATATACCCAAGGAGCCAGTTGTGTTTGAAAAGATGAAATTG AAAAAAGACATCAGCCCAAAGATAGATTCCCAGGGTGTTACGGACCTGCTTGGATTAG ATGCCCCTGCTCCTAATCCAGCAGTGTCTAATGGTGGAGGATGTGTTCCAGACAGTAATGAGAGCCCAGCGGTGTCTAATCCAGCTCTGGCACACGCTGCACTGGATCTCTTCAGCTCCCTGCCAGctccctcctctgcttcctccacTAAAACCATG CCTGTTTCCCACTCCATGCCTCAAAACAGAGTGACAGCTTCTGTGCCTGAAAACCTCAGTCTGTTCCTGGATCCTGCACCGAAAGCAGAGGAAGGCACTGTCAAGAAGCTGTCCAAAGATTCTATTCTCTCCCTTTACGCCTCCACACCCTCAATACATGCCAGCAGTATGGCTGCTCACA GCTTGTATATGAACCAAATGGGATATCCAACACACCCATACGGATCATACCATTCTCTAGCCCAAGCAGGTGGAATGGGAGGTGccatgatgacatcacacaTGGCCATGATGGGGCAGCAACAGAGTGGCATGATGGGAGTTCAACAGAACAGCATGATGGGACAGCAGAATGGCTTGATGGGTGCTCAGGGTGTTATGGCTCAGCCTGGTGGTGTTATGGCTTCACCCTACATGGCAGGGATGAGCCAGGGGATGATGggacagcaacagcagcagaatgGGATTATGGGTCAGCAGCAGACCGGGATGATGACACAGCAGCAGGTAGGAGGTGTGGCCACGTTACCTCATCAGCAGGGGTATGGAGGACAACAAGCCCAGCAGTTACAGTGGAACCttgcacag GTGACTCAGCATGTGGCCAGCATAAATCTATACAACACCAACGGTGTGATGGGATATAGCAATCAACACACAGGAGGCTCAACAGCTCCAAGCTCAGCACACATGACAGCACATGTTTGGAAATGA